The genomic DNA CCACCCCGACACCGGCATCTCGTCCAAGGCCATGCTGATCATGAACTCGTTCGTCAGCGACATCTTTGAGCGCATCGCCGGTGAGGCCTCCCGTCTGGCTCACTACAACAAGcgctccaccatcacctccagggaGATCCAGACCGCCGTCCGCCTGCTGCTGCCCGGTGAGCTGGCCAAGCACGCCGTGTCCGAGGGCACCAAGGCTGTCACCAAGTACACCAGCTCCAAGTAAGcagctcagctgctcctccaaccCAACGGCTCTTTTCAGAGCCACCCACTTCAAGTAAAGACTACAAACtaccttcctctctccctcctccatctcttttttGCTCTTTCACTCTGATtgctgtttctgtgctccaCAAACCGAAGCAGGTGTGGAAGCTCCTCCTTCTCCATGTGCTAAAAAAGTACACTGAGCGGGCAGTCGCCTCTTAAAACCATATTTTTCACGACATAAATGATAAGCCCTCTTAGCCTGAAGCTTCTTTCCGCCACCACAGACTCACTCCTGCTCcaataaaccaaacaagaaGCGCTCCGTGCCCACGCGCTGCGTCATGCGTAAAGACGCACCACAGAGCCCCGTGAGCGCGCTAAAGACTGTAGAACCTTTCCCCGTTTCTATTTTCCATATATACATCCTGTGTCCATGTTtagccagcagagggcagtatGAGCCAACAATGGGACATTCATTTATACTGGGTTCATTTGGAGAGGTTGTATATCCAACCTGTCTTTGATTGTTTCAGCAGCTCTTCATTATTTCACATGTccataaaaaggaaatgaagcaCTGGACGATACTCTGACCAGTGCAGACAACCGTTATTCACCATCACGGGACGCCCGTACCTTCTGActgaggacagacacacatagcTGCAGCTCACCAGCTTTAACGCACACAAAGGctccaaacacagcaaacaagaAGGTGCAGCAGCCTCTGTGATGGGATGAAGGTTGGGGACACAGAAAGCCTCCTGCTGGgagagaggagacggagagaagaTAAAGAGGAATACAACTAGTCAACCAGtcagagagcagggagaagaCCAGGAAGCAGCAGTGCAGACGTCTTCCTCTGTCGTCCCTCCATACAAAGCTGGAGGATGAAATTCCTCTGCTGGATGTCAAAACTACAAAGatgttcagttgttaactgTCATGGTGATGAgagacaacaacagctgctgaagGACTGCTGGAGATCACAAGAGACGTGGACCATCTGAAAAGGACTTGGACTCTCAGTGAGCATCAACTGCAATCATGTCTGgactattttttgttattattattattgtatttattacagcagcaacagaggcagcagcaagATAGGCTTAAATAGGAACAATAAGCAATAGTgtgaaaacaggacaaaaataaGACTGAAAAATACACTATAACAATAATTAATATCTACACTATGtacccctttaaaacaagaggacattagtacaaaaaagaaagatacAGTACTATGAGGAAGGTGAGTTGAAAATGTAGCCCGTCGAACcgaaccagtagtgtggctgactcactttccctatgacctcctggactgtcctgtgacagaggaaagggggggtttgccacaaacccatgctttaacagtgtactgTGAgttaaccctgaactgacttatccaaaacaggaagccagTGTATGAGAGTTCtggatgataacgtgatgaacactaaaaagactgataagtgacaatgatgaagtgatggaacccaaagcctgcctctgggtaggtgttgtgtaaaaggcctcacagtgactgccacaaAAATTAGCACAGAGCTTCTATCGACATATACGTTCTGAACGCTCTATgaaccagtgattaggacagaagggtcctgtccgagcgaccccgtggtctctccttcactcgtggacccctgaggccagactgatcagggagaggaatgagTGAAGTCTGTAtcaacattcttccatttctgctataagtttaaatgtggttaaaggaactgtccaaagtgcccacagatcagtTAAtactaattaatgtgttcttttgtctaatggtgtagcccacatgttcatgaacatccaaggatgaccaactaaccaagtacaacttttgaggatgctgcttcaaatcctgtgataacactgcaattcaccaatgagtgagaagactcaggaagtccatataattaataatctgtgtctaataagttagaaactaaccaacagtatattcaatccaggtctgtttaatctgtgtaatgtgacaacaagagtaatggaagttaataCAAACTTGAGAATGTAAAGATTAGGTccttgtgtgtcatgccattcaggaagttatttggtaaagacttaatgaatatatgtattggaaatgaaatatcttgattctgtataccatgcagtgttaggaatgaaaatggatttggaacatagtgaatatgaaacagaaatctaatttagtacgtctaaacttttagtgatgacacaggcgtccctctgtcagaggagaacaggcCCCTAAGatgtcttcccttctgtcattgcttagcccttcttttctgctttgacgttttatttttattttatttttatttttcccttttaagttttactttgttacttataatctttgtgcctgtgtgactgcggaccaccgctggatgcatcgctgctggaccaaaggcccacgtgaagtataacagctggtgttagttcacatgtggtgtcagtgtagctctgagatctatctaaatctgcagggagagtagtcagtggatcctctgtggttctaactacaacgttcttaaagtcagacagGTTCCCCTCGTCCTCCGGTACAATCTGTATTCAGTTTCATTACACTATCActaatccaaaggtttatcagcaatgttagtcttctgtcctgattgttgtctgtctagagtcatttctgtctcatccaCCTTTACAGTCATTAGTgttctatgttgatatttagcatttattaataaaaaggtgtattaaccaccacttcgctgcctggatatttcttcataacaaggtctaagaggatcaatgccactgagaacttacacatttagaactgagactgtttaatgtttaatgctaaattcttaaggttaaagacctgaagccatctgtgctaagaaaataataagttgaatttcccgtccaatgacgggtggtgcccctattgatacgacagcttttaattaattaattaaatggtagtcaacctGCTACCTTTAT from Pempheris klunzingeri isolate RE-2024b chromosome 3, fPemKlu1.hap1, whole genome shotgun sequence includes the following:
- the LOC139198585 gene encoding histone H2B 1/2 encodes the protein MPEPAKAAPKKGSKKAVSKATKTGKKKRKTRKESYAIYVYKVLKQVHPDTGISSKAMLIMNSFVSDIFERIAGEASRLAHYNKRSTITSREIQTAVRLLLPGELAKHAVSEGTKAVTKYTSSK